From the Mesotoga prima MesG1.Ag.4.2 genome, the window CCCCAGACTCGAGGCCCGAGACCCGTTTTGTTGGGCTTTTTACTTACAACTTGGAACTGGTGAGTAGCCCAGGGGGATTTCACCCCCAGGCTCTCTCAGAACCGGACTTGAACCTCTCGATTCATCCGGCTCCCATTATCCAGCCGTATAGAATATCCCCATTGTCCAGTGTACAAATAGACGAGGCTCCCTGCGAGCAAGAGTTTCTAGCCATTTACCCGCTTTTGTACGACCTCTCCTTTTCTTGTACTTGTTTCTTACCCACTGAACTAAGGCTTTGTTAAGTTGACTCAGTACTGTATACATCTCAAATCTGCGAAAGTGTCCATAGTAGTTTATCCAACCTCTTATTACCGGGTTGATTCTTTCTGAGAGTTCTTCAATACTCAGGTATGACTTGGTTTGAAGTCTCATTCTCCGGATCTTCTGTCTCATCGCCTTCTTTGCCTGTTCACTCACTGCAGGGGTGAAGCTGTAGAAGATCCTCCCGTTTCTGGCTTTGCAGCTACGGACTCTGAAGGTGTATCCTAGAAAGTCAAAGCTTGTATTTGGATACTCGCCCTTCCTTTTATCGTCTTTGCAGTAGACAATACGGGTCTTCTCTGGATGAAGCTTTAGTTTGCATTCTTCCATTCTTTCTTTGAGACTTTCAAGAAGAAGCCGGGCTTCCTCCAGAGTTCTACAGTGTATCACTCCATCATCTGCGTATCTGGCAAAGGGCTTATCCGGATGAGTTCTCTCCATCCACTTGTCGAAGGCGTAATGCATGAAGAGGTTAGCCAGTACAGGGCTTATTACCCCTCCCTGTGGCGTTCCCTTGCTCCTCTCTTCGACTCTTCCATTCGCTTGCATAAAGGGTGCTTTCAGCCATCTCTCTATGTAGAGTATTAGCCATGGAATCTTCACATGTTTCTTGACTGCCCTCATTAGTAGTTCATGGTCTATGTTGTCGAACAGTCCTTTAATGTCGAATTCCAGTACCCAGTCATACTGCCAGCATCTCTGCCTCGTTACTTCAAGGGTATCTATCGCTGACTTTCCCTCCCTGTATCCGTAGGAGTCCTTATGGAAGTATGGATCTACCAGGGGATTGAGATAGATTTTGGCTACCATCTGGGCTACTCTGTCCCCCACTGTGGGGATTCCCAGTACTCTCTTTCCTCCACTCTTCTTTTCTATCTCTATAGCTTTTACTGGAGGTGGAAAGTAACTGCCCGAGGTCATTCGATTCCAAATCTTGTAGAGATTGTTGTCAAGATCGGCTTCGAACTCTTCCAGGCTTACCTCGTCTATTCCTTCTGCCCCTCTGTTCTCTTTCACTTTCTTGAATGCTTCCAGTACTACTTTCTTGGGGATTTCATACGACCTCATCTTGTCTGCTGGCTCCTTCCTTGTCTCTGTTCACAGTTCCTCCCTTTCGGTTGTCTGCACAGAGTTGGTTGACTAACCAACAAAACTGGATAACACAGTCCCTTCGCTCCACTCCCATTACAGGAGCTTCATCACTACTACGGACTGTTCCGCCCCTGAATCTGGCATCGGTACTTTCACCCTCGTGGGTTCTTCCACTTGCGGCTTTTCCCTTAACATCCAGATCCAGGTTCCCAAGTTCCTAATCAAAGCCTGTACCAGGGTCACGCCACCTATATGCCGGTCACCATCTGGACAGTAAGCAGGTTTCCTCCAGACTTATCCCGGGATAGTTGCACCTCCCGGTTTAGATGACACTAGTAGTTGTTACGACACGTTCACGGTGGTTCACTTGTATTCGTCTCCTCTGGTACTCACCTGACGGGATCACTGTCCCGCCTTTTCCCGTAACGTTCACTACCATGGCTCTTTACCACAGCAGCTTACGGTGGTTTGAAGCCTCCACCTGCATGGCGGCTTCGAGGGGCCCTCCCTCATCTTCAATTAAGCATGGCTTGAAGTTTCCTTCTTCGCCTTCTTGGCACACTGCATCTTGCAACTGATCCTTTGCTCTTTCCAACCCCCAATCCGCTACCACCGGCCACGGTCTTCAAAACCCAGATCCCGAAACAAGTTCGGGCTGACAGAGTTGGGGGCTTCCATGAACCGCTGCCCGGATAACTTCCTGCCGTTGTTATCCCCACACTTTGATCTTTCGTTTCTCTACGGCTCTATCTGTGGTATAAACTGTATATCAGGTGTTTTAACGCGGAGCAACAGTGCCATGCGGCTGTCGCATTACCTTCAAATCGACTGGATAGTGAAGGTTGTTCTTTTCGTGATTAAAAGTCGCTGGTGATATAATTGTGGTGCAAATACCTTAACGTCTAAAAAAGATAGGTGGAGGTGTTTTATGCTTAAAAGAGGGTTTTTACTGGGTGTATTTGTGGTTCTGTCAGCTTTGATGCTAGCCGGAATCGTTGGTGCAGTAGCTGAAATTGATAAGTACGGTAACGTTCATACTAATATCCCGATGGAAGCAGTTGTTTACGCCGCTATTGAAGCGGGAGATCTGGTTTACGTAACGATGGGAACGACCACTATCATGGTTCCGTTCGTGACCACATACGGTGATGTCGACAGAGGGAAGCCGCTTGCGAGATATTCCGACGATCATGTTCTTCTTGCGATCAACTATGGCAATTTTGCGAAGACTTATGGACTGGAAGTTGGAAGTCCCGTCTATATGGGTCTAGTCGAGAAGGGGGCTTACAAGGATGAGCTGGAGATAAGACATCTTGTGAGAAGCGACGTAAGGGAAGATTACGCGAGCGATGAGATTTTCGCGAACTTCAGAGAGATTACCCTCGGAGATATTGCTCCAGGTAAGCTTTACAGATGCTCCCATCCCTCGATAGACGATCCCAGGGCTCCGTACGCATCGGCTCTTATCGAGCAGGCCGGTATCAAGACTGTCATCAATCTCTCCGACTCGGATGAAGAGCTCGCATCAAATCTTGAATACTCGGAGTACTACAAGTCCATCAGCGAGGCCGGCAACCTAATCAATTTGAATATGGGTGTCGATCCTCTCGCAGACGACTTTGCGAAGAAGCTCGGAGAAGGCCTTAGATTCATGATAGCTCACGAGCCTCCGTACCTGATTCACTGTGTCGAAGGCAAGGATAGGGCCGGAATCGCATCTGCTCTGCTTGGCGCAATCATGAACGCCAAGACCGACGAGATCTATGCCGATTATGTCAAGTCTTACGAGAACTACTATAATGTAGTACCGGGAACCGCAGCTTACGAAGCAGTAAGAAAGATCATCGTTGATCTCTTCGTTATAATGAACGACGGCAATCCCGTCGACGATCTCAACGTGAAGAGCGTTGCTTTAGACTACCTGACGAAGAAGGCCGGTCTCTCTTACACCGAGATCGCTGCAATTCAGGATATTCTTAGATAGTTTTATAGAGAGTGTTATTATCGAGGGGCGGTCTAGAACCGCCCCTTTTCTTAGAGATTATGGTGGTGTTCTAGAATGTGGGATGCGCTTAATCAGATTGAGCTTTCGGTTATGGATTCGCTTAATGCAGTTATGTCTGGACAGTTTATGGATCTCTTTCTCTCGTTCATGCTGTTTCTCGAGAGGGGAGCCTTAGTATGGATCCTGCTTACGGTCTTTCTCCTCCTAGATAAGAAATACCGTAGGGCAGGTTATATGACTTCGCTGGGACTCGGTATAAGTTTACTGATTGCCTTCGTTATCTTTAAGCCCGTTTTCGGGCGGCTGCGGCCGCTCGAGTTTATCGAGGGGTATACTATCATCTTTCCAATTCCCGAGACTTATTCCTTTCCGTCTTCTCCGGTTGCCGTCGCTTTTGCCTACACTGCAGTCTTATGGAACAGCGTCAAAATGCTCAGGGTCCCGCTAGCTCTACTTTCTTCTCTAATAGCTCTGGCAGAGGTTTACGTCTATTTCAGCTATTTCTCGGATGTTATTGCCGGTGCCCTTATCGGTATAGCATGCGGAATTCTCACCGTATGGCTCTTCGATAAGTACACTATTATCAAGCCCGAGAGAAACGACAAGTCTGACAGCTTAGAGTAACTACGTTTCTAGTAGGTGATTTACCAGTCGACCGCTGCCCTGAAGAGGTCGGTGTTGCCTGGAACGATTCCCATAAGGGTTCCTGTAAATGCATATGCGCTGGAAATCGCTACTACTTTACCTCCCCCGATATTGGATGCTACTACAATCGGTATGGGAGGAGTAGCCTCCGGTACATAGGTCACTTCATCGCCACTGGGTACATAGGTAGTGAAGATTGCAGATGATTCCGCAAAGATCGCGACTGTCGCATTCCCTTCCACAGTAAGCTTGGTAGCCATCATCATGGCGATCTTCGCAGAGAGGGTAGATGCAAGCGGGTGGGTCGTGA encodes:
- a CDS encoding phosphatase PAP2 family protein, with protein sequence MWDALNQIELSVMDSLNAVMSGQFMDLFLSFMLFLERGALVWILLTVFLLLDKKYRRAGYMTSLGLGISLLIAFVIFKPVFGRLRPLEFIEGYTIIFPIPETYSFPSSPVAVAFAYTAVLWNSVKMLRVPLALLSSLIALAEVYVYFSYFSDVIAGALIGIACGILTVWLFDKYTIIKPERNDKSDSLE
- the ltrA gene encoding group II intron reverse transcriptase/maturase; the encoded protein is MRSYEIPKKVVLEAFKKVKENRGAEGIDEVSLEEFEADLDNNLYKIWNRMTSGSYFPPPVKAIEIEKKSGGKRVLGIPTVGDRVAQMVAKIYLNPLVDPYFHKDSYGYREGKSAIDTLEVTRQRCWQYDWVLEFDIKGLFDNIDHELLMRAVKKHVKIPWLILYIERWLKAPFMQANGRVEERSKGTPQGGVISPVLANLFMHYAFDKWMERTHPDKPFARYADDGVIHCRTLEEARLLLESLKERMEECKLKLHPEKTRIVYCKDDKRKGEYPNTSFDFLGYTFRVRSCKARNGRIFYSFTPAVSEQAKKAMRQKIRRMRLQTKSYLSIEELSERINPVIRGWINYYGHFRRFEMYTVLSQLNKALVQWVRNKYKKRRGRTKAGKWLETLARREPRLFVHWTMGIFYTAG
- a CDS encoding tyrosine-protein phosphatase codes for the protein MLKRGFLLGVFVVLSALMLAGIVGAVAEIDKYGNVHTNIPMEAVVYAAIEAGDLVYVTMGTTTIMVPFVTTYGDVDRGKPLARYSDDHVLLAINYGNFAKTYGLEVGSPVYMGLVEKGAYKDELEIRHLVRSDVREDYASDEIFANFREITLGDIAPGKLYRCSHPSIDDPRAPYASALIEQAGIKTVINLSDSDEELASNLEYSEYYKSISEAGNLINLNMGVDPLADDFAKKLGEGLRFMIAHEPPYLIHCVEGKDRAGIASALLGAIMNAKTDEIYADYVKSYENYYNVVPGTAAYEAVRKIIVDLFVIMNDGNPVDDLNVKSVALDYLTKKAGLSYTEIAAIQDILR